The Ferrimicrobium sp. genome window below encodes:
- the menB gene encoding 1,4-dihydroxy-2-naphthoyl-CoA synthase codes for MSEMGQAMEQLAWESRGDYTDIRFEVLEGIAKITINRPEVRNAFRPQTLFELQRAFEIVRDDPAIGVAILTGEGPLAFCSGGDQRIRGNDGYIGDDDVAHAGIGRLNVLDLQIQIRRLPKPVIAMVAGYAIGGGHVLHLVCDLTIAADNARFGQTGPKVGSFDGGYGAGLLAKTVGIKKAKEIWFLCRQYDADEALRMGLVNTVVPLERLEAETVAWCREILALSPLALRLLKASFNAADEGLAGIQQLAGDATMLFYMSDEAQEGRDAYLAKRKPAFDQFPRRP; via the coding sequence ATGAGTGAGATGGGACAGGCGATGGAGCAGCTGGCATGGGAGTCACGGGGTGACTATACCGATATCCGATTTGAGGTACTCGAGGGGATTGCGAAGATCACCATCAACCGACCCGAGGTCCGTAACGCCTTTCGCCCACAGACGTTGTTTGAGCTCCAACGGGCCTTTGAAATCGTGCGTGATGATCCGGCAATCGGGGTCGCCATCCTCACTGGCGAGGGACCACTGGCCTTCTGCTCCGGTGGCGATCAGCGTATTCGTGGTAACGACGGGTACATCGGTGATGATGACGTCGCCCATGCTGGTATTGGGCGACTGAACGTATTGGATCTACAGATCCAGATCCGGCGCCTCCCCAAGCCAGTCATCGCGATGGTGGCGGGGTACGCCATCGGTGGCGGGCATGTCCTACACCTCGTGTGTGATCTGACGATCGCCGCTGACAATGCCCGGTTCGGCCAGACTGGCCCAAAGGTTGGGAGTTTTGATGGGGGCTATGGAGCCGGTCTCTTGGCCAAGACGGTCGGAATCAAGAAGGCAAAGGAGATCTGGTTCCTCTGTCGTCAATACGACGCCGACGAGGCACTGCGCATGGGTTTGGTGAACACCGTGGTGCCCTTGGAGCGCCTTGAGGCCGAGACGGTCGCCTGGTGTCGTGAGATACTTGCGCTCTCCCCACTGGCGCTTCGGCTGCTCAAGGCCTCGTTCAACGCCGCTGACGAGGGACTTGCTGGTATCCAACAGCTTGCTGGGGACGCCACCATGCTCTTTTACATGTCAGATGAGGCCCAAGAAGGGCGAGATGCCTATCTTGCAAAGCGCAAGCCTGCCTTTGATCAGTTTCCACGGCGGCCGTAG
- a CDS encoding AMP-binding protein yields the protein MNQIVAINLPPSNKLVDLIAEVWANDDAVAILDPRSPAIRNRERLDALGAHRLIDEDGSHVLTSAPPPVAPGVRIAITTSGTTGPPKTILHTQANLMASAKAIAARLAMTDTDIWFCPLSPAYIGGLGVIARALLLGHDVYLSDHLDRSSVDDALAKGATRTVAVTAALASVDLSGFQTVLLGAQPPPNEVPPNAIVTYGMTETGSGVVYDGIPLDGVEARVINEIIQLRGPMIASRYRDLSPILDPEGWLTTGDLGAFGPNGTLKVLGRASELINSGGHKVNPLRVEAALRANYGDALGDFCVVATRDTRFGEAVTLATTATNAPDLAALRADIDTLERWELPRRRVIVTAIPRTETGKPMRRRLGEQLSTQP from the coding sequence GTGAATCAAATCGTCGCAATTAACCTACCTCCTTCTAACAAACTTGTGGATCTCATCGCCGAAGTGTGGGCGAACGACGATGCGGTCGCGATCCTCGACCCGCGCTCACCAGCTATTCGCAACCGCGAACGACTCGATGCCCTCGGTGCTCATCGACTCATCGACGAGGATGGCTCCCACGTGCTTACCAGCGCTCCCCCACCCGTGGCCCCCGGAGTTCGGATTGCGATCACGACCTCAGGAACCACCGGGCCACCCAAGACAATCCTGCACACTCAAGCCAACCTGATGGCCTCCGCCAAGGCCATTGCCGCACGACTTGCGATGACCGACACTGATATCTGGTTTTGTCCGCTCTCGCCTGCGTATATCGGTGGCCTAGGGGTCATCGCTCGCGCTTTGCTGCTAGGCCATGACGTGTATCTGAGCGACCATCTGGATCGGTCGTCGGTTGACGATGCGCTCGCCAAGGGTGCAACCCGCACCGTCGCGGTCACCGCAGCGCTTGCATCGGTCGACCTGAGTGGCTTTCAAACCGTGCTCCTTGGAGCCCAGCCACCACCGAACGAGGTACCGCCCAATGCCATCGTCACCTATGGCATGACCGAGACGGGATCGGGCGTGGTCTACGACGGCATACCCCTTGATGGAGTTGAGGCTCGGGTTATCAATGAGATCATCCAGCTGAGAGGGCCGATGATCGCCAGCCGCTATCGCGACTTATCCCCCATCCTCGACCCAGAGGGCTGGCTCACCACGGGGGACCTTGGAGCTTTCGGACCAAACGGTACCCTCAAGGTGCTCGGCCGTGCAAGCGAGCTCATCAACTCCGGCGGGCACAAGGTCAACCCATTGCGGGTTGAGGCGGCCCTGCGCGCGAACTATGGCGATGCTCTCGGTGACTTCTGTGTCGTGGCAACCCGCGACACCCGCTTTGGCGAGGCGGTCACCCTGGCGACCACCGCAACGAACGCGCCTGACCTCGCTGCGCTACGCGCCGACATCGACACACTCGAGCGATGGGAACTCCCCCGACGTCGCGTGATCGTCACAGCCATCCCACGTACCGAGACCGGTAAGCCAATGCGTCGTAGGCTTGGTGAGCAGCTTTCGACCCAACCGTAG
- a CDS encoding APC family permease, with product MDTVERAPGTSGADEGGGHGLRHGALSLLDSSVMGVAGVAPAYSIAASTAVLVGAVSVGGPAALLYCGIAMFGIVWAFNYLGRSESNAGASYAWVRRALHPVLGYIAGWALVASALIFMVAGAYPAGSTFLGLFSNSAANNVTLVTIVGSIVFLLMIAAVIAGVTITAKIQVAMSSIELAILVVFAILMLVHGHDARNFSWSWFSPSVFHSSSVFFGGALVAAFYYWGWDVTANLNEETKEAKVTPGLGGIIGVIVVFVLFEVFTIGTNMVLTNKIVANNAGDVLLVLGQTVWHGVGGKLLVVAVVLSTVATLETTIIQVTRTMFSMGRDGTLPKALGVTHAKRQTPVVATVVVAVISLGLFVASNYVGSIGTILSDAINAIGLQIAIYYALAGFSVVILYRKKLFTGANYFFFAGLWPLVGAVFMAVMFEQTIPTLNATTLIVGLGSMALGLIPMIIYWVKGRPYFKMPSPEERDIDYEPALTD from the coding sequence ATGGACACAGTGGAACGTGCACCTGGTACATCCGGTGCAGATGAAGGGGGTGGGCACGGTCTACGACATGGCGCGCTATCGCTGCTCGATTCGAGTGTGATGGGTGTTGCTGGAGTCGCTCCTGCCTATTCGATCGCCGCTTCCACCGCAGTGCTGGTTGGTGCCGTCTCGGTTGGCGGGCCGGCGGCGCTGCTCTATTGCGGCATCGCGATGTTTGGTATTGTCTGGGCCTTCAACTACCTCGGTCGCTCAGAGTCCAACGCCGGCGCGAGCTACGCCTGGGTGCGTCGGGCGTTACACCCGGTCCTTGGGTACATCGCAGGATGGGCGCTGGTGGCCTCCGCGCTGATCTTCATGGTTGCCGGCGCCTACCCTGCCGGCTCGACTTTTCTGGGTTTGTTCTCGAATTCGGCGGCCAACAACGTAACGCTGGTGACGATCGTTGGGTCGATCGTCTTCCTGTTGATGATCGCAGCGGTCATTGCTGGCGTCACCATCACGGCCAAGATCCAGGTGGCGATGTCCTCAATCGAACTCGCCATCCTGGTTGTCTTTGCCATTTTGATGCTCGTGCACGGACATGATGCGCGAAACTTCTCATGGTCGTGGTTCTCGCCATCGGTGTTTCACTCTTCGAGCGTGTTCTTTGGTGGTGCGCTGGTCGCAGCCTTCTACTACTGGGGCTGGGATGTGACCGCCAACCTGAACGAGGAGACCAAGGAGGCCAAAGTCACCCCTGGGCTTGGTGGGATCATCGGTGTCATCGTGGTATTCGTACTCTTTGAAGTCTTCACCATCGGTACGAATATGGTGCTGACCAACAAGATCGTCGCCAACAACGCTGGCGACGTTCTCCTCGTCCTAGGTCAAACGGTATGGCACGGTGTTGGTGGCAAGCTCCTGGTGGTAGCCGTCGTGCTCTCGACCGTCGCGACGCTCGAGACCACGATTATCCAGGTGACGAGGACGATGTTCTCGATGGGCCGCGATGGCACCTTGCCGAAGGCGTTGGGTGTCACGCATGCGAAGCGCCAGACGCCGGTGGTAGCTACCGTCGTCGTCGCCGTCATCTCGCTTGGGCTCTTTGTCGCCTCGAACTACGTGGGTTCAATCGGTACCATCCTCTCGGATGCCATCAACGCCATCGGTCTCCAGATCGCGATCTATTACGCGCTCGCCGGCTTCTCGGTGGTCATCTTGTATCGCAAGAAGCTCTTCACTGGTGCGAACTACTTTTTCTTCGCCGGCTTGTGGCCGTTGGTGGGAGCTGTCTTCATGGCGGTGATGTTCGAGCAGACTATTCCGACGCTTAATGCCACGACGCTCATCGTCGGGCTTGGCTCCATGGCCCTTGGCCTGATCCCGATGATCATCTATTGGGTCAAGGGACGGCCGTATTTCAAGATGCCGAGCCCTGAGGAGCGAGACATCGACTACGAGCCAGCCCTCACAGACTGA
- a CDS encoding SDR family oxidoreductase, whose translation MGVAIITGGSRGIGLATATSLAKQGHEVMLVARKPDELEAAAQQIREQVPNAVVGVCPANLREVDAPTAIFDVANEMFGQVSMLVNNAATNPWAGPITEITPKVMDVVYEVNLRAPTMMTQEFAKRFGDGDHLGAVVNVASIGGLHVEPMIGWYNVHKAALIHLTHQFAAELGPRIRVNTVAPGLVRTQFAAMLVDSLEDQLATRLPLKRIGEPSDVAGVIAFLLSSDSAWMTGSTIVVDGGNGVMGMF comes from the coding sequence GTGGGAGTGGCGATTATTACCGGAGGTTCTCGAGGGATTGGATTGGCGACGGCGACGAGCCTTGCCAAGCAGGGCCATGAGGTGATGCTCGTTGCCCGTAAACCTGACGAGCTCGAGGCCGCGGCCCAACAGATCCGCGAGCAGGTTCCTAACGCGGTCGTCGGCGTCTGTCCGGCGAATCTACGCGAGGTCGATGCGCCGACAGCGATCTTCGATGTGGCGAACGAGATGTTCGGCCAGGTGTCGATGCTCGTTAATAATGCTGCCACTAACCCGTGGGCTGGTCCCATCACCGAGATCACGCCAAAGGTGATGGACGTCGTCTATGAGGTGAACCTACGGGCGCCGACCATGATGACCCAAGAGTTCGCCAAGCGTTTTGGTGACGGCGATCATCTGGGTGCGGTGGTCAACGTTGCCTCGATTGGGGGTCTTCACGTTGAGCCGATGATCGGATGGTATAACGTCCACAAGGCGGCGCTCATTCACCTCACCCATCAGTTTGCAGCCGAGTTGGGGCCACGTATTCGGGTGAACACGGTCGCACCTGGCTTGGTTCGAACCCAGTTCGCGGCCATGTTGGTGGACTCGCTGGAGGACCAGCTCGCGACGCGTCTCCCATTGAAGCGGATCGGTGAGCCAAGCGATGTGGCAGGCGTGATCGCCTTCTTGCTCTCCTCGGATTCGGCATGGATGACCGGGTCGACGATCGTTGTCGACGGTGGCAACGGAGTAATGGGGATGTTCTAA